In Gopherus flavomarginatus isolate rGopFla2 chromosome 1, rGopFla2.mat.asm, whole genome shotgun sequence, a single genomic region encodes these proteins:
- the LOC127047057 gene encoding olfactory receptor 52B2-like, protein MMPADNHTFFYPVTYILTGIPGTEESHVWIAIPFCLMYVVILFGNSLLIFIILTEQSLHEPMYLFVSMLATVDLLLSTTTVPKMLAIFWFRAGEISFAACLTQMFFIHVSFIAESAILLAMAFDRYIAICDPLRYTIILTKSVIGKMGLAVVTRSFLIIFPLIVVMKQLKFCRTNLLPHTYCEHMIIARLACNNIRVHIWYGVAVAILVIGLDVVLIAVSYGLILRTVFRLPSKEARLKTLRTCGSHVCVILMFYVPAVFSYFAHQFGHVIPGYILNLLANLYVLIPPMLNPIVYGVTTKGILKRVINFFYRCISRSSLLS, encoded by the coding sequence ATGATGCCAGCTGACAATCACACCTTCTTTTATCCTGTAACTTACATTCTGACTGGCATCCCGGGTACGGAAGAGTCTCATGTCTGGATCGCCATCCCGTTCTGTCTAATGTACGTTGTGATACTTTTTGGGAACTCTCTCCTAATATTCATCATACTAACAGAACAAAgtctccatgagcccatgtatctaTTTGTGTCCATGCTGGCCACTGTTGATCTGCTGTTATCTACCACTACGGTGCCCAAGATGCTGGCTATATTCTGGTTCAGAGCGggggaaatttcttttgctgcttgcCTGACCCAGATGTTTTTCATTCATGTCAGTTTCATTGCCGAGTCAGccatcctgctggccatggcatttGATCGGTACATTGCCATCTGCGACCCCCTGAGATACACCATCATACTAACCAAGTCTGTGATCGGGAAGATGGGGCTGGCAGTTGTCACAAGAAGTTTCTTAATCATTTTTCCCCTCATCGTTGTCATGAAGCAGCTGAAATTCTGCAgaaccaacctcctgcctcataCTTATTGTGAGCATATGATCATAGCCAGGCTGGCCTGCAACAACATCAGAGTCCACATCTGGTATGGTGTAGCTGTGGCTATCTTAGTAATTGGTTTAGATGTTGTGCTCATTGCTGTATCATATGGGTTGATCCTCAGGACCGTCTTCCGGCTCCCCTCCAAGGAAGCCCGGCTCAAGACTCTCCGCACCTGTGGCTCTCATGTCTGTGTTATACTGATGTTCTACGTGCCGGCTGTTTTCTCTTATTTTGCACACCAATTTGGGCACGTCATCCCAGGTTATATTCTCAACCTACTGGCCAACCTCTATGTGCTCattccccccatgttaaaccccatcgttTATGGGGTGACAACAAAAGGGATCCTGAAACGGGTGATCAACTTCTTTTATCGATGCATCAGCAGAAGCTCCCTGCTAAGCTAA